A DNA window from Mycolicibacter terrae contains the following coding sequences:
- a CDS encoding LLM class flavin-dependent oxidoreductase, translating to MRLSVLDLVPVRTDQTSADALAATVRLAQTADRLGFTRYWVAEHHNMPSVGATSPPVLLAYLAAQTARVRLGSGGVMLPNHAPLAVAEQFALLEAAAPGRIDLGIGRAPGSDPVTSFMLRGGREGAAEREIQNFPDYLDQVRAMMSSRGVQVQLRDGDYLLKATPAAVGEPRLWLLGSSMYSARLAAAKGLPYVFAHHFSGHGTEEALAYYREHFTPSEVCSEPTTFLTVNASVAETRDEATALMLPNLQMMARLRTGRPLGAVDLVEDAQAARVSDQEQRIIDSGLQRAVVGAPAEAAEALKALAEDFDVDEVMVNPVASARRGTDPATAPGRERTLELLAKELF from the coding sequence GTGCGCCTATCCGTTCTTGATCTCGTGCCCGTCCGTACCGACCAGACCAGCGCCGACGCGCTGGCCGCCACGGTGCGGCTGGCCCAGACCGCCGACCGGCTCGGTTTCACCCGCTACTGGGTGGCCGAGCACCACAACATGCCCTCGGTCGGGGCCACCAGCCCGCCGGTGCTGCTCGCCTACCTGGCCGCCCAGACCGCTCGGGTGCGGCTCGGGTCCGGCGGGGTGATGCTGCCCAACCACGCCCCGCTGGCCGTCGCCGAACAGTTCGCGCTGCTGGAGGCCGCCGCGCCGGGGCGGATCGACCTGGGCATCGGCCGGGCGCCCGGTTCGGATCCGGTCACCTCGTTCATGCTGCGCGGCGGCAGGGAAGGCGCGGCCGAGCGAGAAATCCAAAATTTCCCCGACTATCTCGATCAGGTGCGGGCGATGATGAGCAGTCGCGGCGTGCAGGTCCAGCTACGCGACGGGGACTACCTGCTCAAGGCCACCCCGGCCGCGGTCGGCGAGCCGCGGCTGTGGCTGTTGGGGTCGAGCATGTATTCGGCGCGGCTGGCCGCGGCCAAGGGCCTGCCCTACGTCTTCGCCCATCACTTCTCCGGCCACGGCACCGAAGAGGCATTGGCCTACTATCGGGAGCATTTCACCCCGAGCGAGGTGTGCTCCGAACCGACGACGTTCCTCACAGTCAACGCGTCGGTCGCCGAAACCCGTGATGAGGCAACGGCATTGATGCTGCCGAATCTGCAGATGATGGCCCGGCTGCGGACCGGGCGACCGCTGGGAGCGGTCGACCTCGTCGAGGACGCCCAGGCGGCCCGGGTGTCCGATCAGGAGCAGCGCATCATCGACAGCGGGCTGCAGCGCGCGGTGGTCGGCGCGCCCGCCGAAGCGGCCGAGGCGCTCAAGGCGCTGGCCGAGGACTTCGACGTCGACGAGGTGATGGTCAACCCGGTGGCGTCGGCGCGGCGCGGCACCGACCCGGCGACCGCGCCCGGGCGCGAGCGGACCCTGGAACTGCTCGCCAAGGAACTGTTCTAG
- a CDS encoding uracil-DNA glycosylase: MLNHPRTGQPFASPVPPGTGWPGDPATRETPQAPDAARVTHLAGQAGSIPELDALISVCRACPRLVTWREEVAVTKRKSFADQPYWGRPVPGWGSPTPKIVVVGLAPAANGANRTGRMFTGDRSGDQLYAALHRAGLVNQPTSVDAADGLQTNTIRIIAPVRCAPPDNSPTTVERNTCAPWIDAEWRLIAPHVRVVVALGGFAWQIALRVATDQPPKPKPKFGHGALAELSPTLRLLGCYHPSQQNMFTGRLTPAMLDDIFGRAAELAGLSG; encoded by the coding sequence ATGCTCAACCACCCGCGCACCGGTCAGCCGTTCGCCTCCCCGGTGCCGCCCGGCACCGGCTGGCCCGGTGACCCGGCCACCCGGGAGACCCCGCAGGCGCCGGACGCCGCCCGGGTGACGCACTTGGCCGGCCAAGCCGGCTCGATCCCCGAACTGGACGCGTTGATCAGCGTCTGCCGGGCCTGCCCGCGGTTGGTGACCTGGCGCGAAGAGGTGGCCGTCACCAAACGGAAATCCTTTGCCGACCAACCCTATTGGGGACGTCCGGTGCCCGGCTGGGGCTCGCCGACGCCGAAGATCGTCGTGGTCGGGTTGGCGCCCGCCGCCAACGGCGCCAACCGGACCGGTCGGATGTTCACCGGCGACCGCTCCGGTGACCAGCTCTACGCCGCATTGCACCGGGCCGGCCTGGTCAACCAGCCGACCAGCGTCGACGCCGCCGATGGGTTGCAGACGAACACGATCCGGATCATCGCCCCGGTCCGCTGCGCCCCGCCGGACAATTCGCCGACGACGGTCGAGCGCAACACCTGCGCGCCGTGGATCGACGCCGAATGGCGGTTGATCGCCCCGCACGTCCGGGTGGTCGTGGCACTCGGCGGCTTCGCCTGGCAGATAGCGCTGCGGGTGGCCACCGATCAGCCGCCCAAGCCCAAGCCGAAGTTCGGCCACGGCGCTCTGGCCGAACTGAGCCCCACGTTGCGACTGCTGGGCTGCTATCACCCCAGCCAGCAGAACATGTTCACCGGACGGCTGACGCCGGCGATGCTCGACGACATCTTCGGCCGGGCGGCGGAGCTGGCGGGACTATCCGGCTGA
- a CDS encoding helix-turn-helix domain-containing protein, whose protein sequence is MGGRDDDQRVGSPPTDRVVAVVGLLAAQSQPSSVASIASRLELNRATVTSILLALERAGWAARRDDRKYTLGPGLIGIADTVRRLWPLSTESAHVIEQMAERAGCGAGLALVGAAELSFLTLVRGRGRIPAGVGVGVRLPLIAPVGATVIAHRDAQARQAWLASAHGVGPDLLDDVLAQVRQNGVVVFGLGGPGLEALDVLAEVVDLLAEHPRRVALRQRVFELLTGVNGNPYTAEQLATTQPLSVSYLAAPVFDKGEPTYELQLGPLRRDVSAAERDRYIREIRSTAQQLST, encoded by the coding sequence ATGGGCGGCCGAGATGACGACCAGCGGGTGGGCTCGCCGCCTACCGATCGGGTCGTCGCCGTCGTGGGGTTATTGGCTGCTCAGTCACAGCCCAGTTCGGTCGCCTCGATCGCCTCGCGGTTGGAGTTGAACCGTGCCACGGTGACGTCGATCCTGCTGGCACTGGAGCGGGCGGGATGGGCGGCCCGCCGCGATGATCGCAAGTACACCCTGGGCCCCGGGCTGATCGGCATCGCCGACACGGTCCGTCGACTCTGGCCGCTGTCGACCGAGAGCGCGCACGTGATCGAGCAGATGGCGGAGCGGGCCGGCTGCGGAGCGGGGCTCGCGCTGGTGGGGGCCGCCGAGCTGAGTTTTCTGACCCTGGTGCGCGGCCGCGGCCGCATCCCGGCCGGGGTCGGGGTCGGCGTCCGGCTGCCGCTGATCGCTCCCGTCGGCGCCACCGTCATCGCCCACCGCGATGCGCAGGCGCGACAGGCGTGGCTGGCCTCGGCACATGGGGTCGGCCCCGACCTGCTCGACGACGTGCTGGCCCAGGTACGGCAGAACGGCGTCGTGGTGTTCGGCCTGGGCGGTCCGGGCCTGGAGGCGCTCGACGTGCTGGCCGAGGTGGTCGATCTGCTGGCGGAGCATCCCCGCCGGGTCGCGCTGCGGCAGCGGGTCTTCGAGCTGCTCACAGGTGTGAACGGAAACCCCTATACCGCAGAACAACTCGCCACCACGCAGCCGTTGTCGGTGAGCTATCTGGCCGCGCCGGTGTTCGACAAGGGCGAGCCCACTTACGAATTGCAGCTGGGCCCGCTGCGACGAGACGTGAGCGCCGCCGAACGGGACCGCTACATCCGCGAGATCCGGTCGACAGCCCAACAGCTCTCGACGTAG